The Candidatus Saccharibacteria bacterium oral taxon 488 genome has a segment encoding these proteins:
- the obgE gene encoding GTPase ObgE, which produces MFADTAKVLVRAGKGGNGAVSFRHEKYVDKGGPDGGDGGRGGDVIFLATKGLNTLLNFRYKPELKAENGGDGSKRNKRGKSGSPLVVKVPMGTLVKCDGKVVADLIADQQQAVVARGGDGGFGNAHFTSSTRQAPKMAELGEAGEEFEAELELKLLADVGLVGFPNAGKSTFLSVVSNARPEIANYEFTTLTPNLGVADVDDGSILIADIPGLIEGASEGKGLGDQFLRHIERTAVLLHMIDAYSDDPAEKYQTIRRELEKYSEELATRPEIIALTKCEGLDDEIIAMQSTALQNIANGSPVVAISSQTHAGVTELLRLLRREVTEYRAREAEMVEKESDDLPVIALDAQAASDAWTVERVIGVEPENVDGEDVVSFIIHGAKIEKFARRTNFDQFESVNRLRDIMRKMGITHELIRQGAVGETVVQIGESMPFTLVEQ; this is translated from the coding sequence ATGTTTGCAGATACAGCGAAAGTGTTGGTACGAGCTGGCAAGGGCGGCAACGGCGCAGTCAGTTTTCGGCATGAGAAATATGTTGACAAGGGTGGCCCTGATGGCGGCGATGGCGGACGCGGCGGTGACGTCATTTTTTTGGCAACTAAAGGCCTCAATACTCTTCTGAACTTTCGTTACAAGCCAGAACTAAAAGCAGAAAATGGCGGCGACGGTAGTAAGCGCAACAAGCGCGGTAAAAGCGGTTCGCCACTGGTCGTCAAAGTACCAATGGGTACGTTGGTCAAGTGTGACGGCAAGGTGGTGGCAGACTTGATAGCAGACCAGCAACAAGCAGTGGTTGCTCGGGGTGGTGATGGCGGTTTCGGTAACGCGCACTTTACCTCCAGTACGCGCCAAGCGCCAAAGATGGCTGAACTTGGTGAGGCGGGTGAAGAGTTTGAGGCTGAGTTGGAATTGAAATTATTGGCCGACGTTGGTTTGGTTGGCTTCCCTAACGCTGGTAAATCGACATTTTTGAGCGTGGTTTCTAATGCTCGCCCGGAAATTGCTAATTATGAGTTTACGACGTTGACGCCAAATCTGGGCGTGGCGGATGTGGATGATGGGTCAATTTTGATTGCTGATATTCCAGGGCTGATTGAAGGCGCCTCGGAAGGCAAAGGCTTGGGTGACCAGTTCCTTCGCCATATTGAGCGGACGGCCGTGTTGCTGCACATGATTGACGCGTATAGTGACGACCCAGCGGAAAAATACCAGACCATTCGCCGCGAGCTGGAAAAATATTCCGAGGAATTGGCGACGCGTCCAGAGATCATCGCTTTGACGAAGTGTGAAGGGCTGGATGATGAGATTATTGCTATGCAGTCAACGGCGCTACAAAACATAGCGAACGGTTCGCCAGTGGTGGCGATTTCCTCGCAAACGCATGCTGGCGTGACTGAGCTGCTTCGTTTGCTGCGCCGTGAAGTTACTGAATATCGGGCACGTGAGGCAGAGATGGTTGAGAAAGAGAGTGATGATCTACCGGTAATCGCCCTGGATGCACAGGCAGCGTCTGACGCCTGGACGGTGGAGCGGGTTATTGGCGTGGAGCCTGAAAATGTAGACGGCGAAGATGTGGTCAGTTTCATTATCCACGGTGCTAAAATTGAAAAGTTTGCTCGCCGTACTAACTTTGATCAGTTTGAATCAGTCAATCGCCTGCGGGATATCATGAGAAAAATGGGCATCACCCACGAACTAATTCGTCAGGGTGCAGTGGGCGAGACTGTGGTGCAGATCGGCGAATCGATGCCGTTTACGCTGGTTGAGCAGTAG
- a CDS encoding LysM peptidoglycan-binding domain-containing protein translates to MSYQTGGVASRQGSVSASQPVAPSTGPAHETNKANKVSVDQLAAANAVTDLAETVNLPTAGDLREATATLSIKKELAQGDTEVISKPQIVQPEKSAQRGIKTYVTKQGDTINSIAKKFNVTAQTVRWANNTTSDAVEAGKTLIIPMVDGVVYTVKDGDTIEKLAEKYKANPERVALYNDLASGAALAKDTRIVLPGGVLPENEQPGYVASRSGRRGYAGRTTGGAVSGISYGYARASVGNRYALGNCTWYVYERRAALGRPIGSFWGNATSWAASARAAGFVVNHTPAPGAIFQTTWGGGGLGHVGMVERVEGGTIYVSDMNYAGYNVVTHRTIPMSEVGRYNFIH, encoded by the coding sequence TTGAGCTACCAAACGGGCGGGGTTGCCAGCCGGCAGGGCTCGGTGTCCGCCTCCCAGCCGGTCGCACCGTCTACTGGCCCAGCTCATGAGACGAATAAGGCCAATAAGGTCTCGGTAGACCAGCTAGCGGCTGCTAATGCGGTAACTGATCTAGCTGAGACAGTTAATCTGCCGACTGCGGGTGACTTGCGCGAAGCGACGGCAACACTGTCGATCAAAAAAGAACTGGCTCAGGGCGATACTGAAGTTATCTCCAAGCCACAAATCGTCCAGCCAGAAAAGTCGGCCCAGCGCGGGATCAAGACTTATGTCACCAAACAGGGTGATACGATTAATTCTATTGCCAAGAAGTTTAACGTGACAGCACAGACGGTGCGCTGGGCGAACAATACGACATCTGATGCGGTTGAAGCCGGCAAGACATTGATTATTCCGATGGTTGATGGTGTGGTCTACACTGTTAAGGACGGCGACACCATCGAAAAATTGGCAGAAAAGTATAAAGCAAATCCTGAACGAGTGGCATTGTATAACGACTTGGCAAGTGGGGCGGCACTGGCTAAAGATACGCGGATTGTCTTGCCAGGCGGTGTGTTGCCAGAAAATGAGCAGCCAGGTTACGTGGCGTCGCGCTCGGGCCGTCGGGGTTATGCAGGGCGGACAACGGGCGGCGCAGTCAGTGGTATCAGCTATGGTTACGCTCGAGCATCAGTTGGCAATCGATACGCTCTTGGCAACTGTACGTGGTATGTGTACGAGCGGCGAGCAGCACTTGGTCGACCAATCGGTAGTTTCTGGGGCAACGCAACGTCGTGGGCGGCAAGTGCTCGGGCAGCAGGTTTTGTTGTTAATCATACACCAGCACCAGGGGCAATCTTCCAGACGACATGGGGCGGCGGTGGTCTTGGCCATGTCGGTATGGTCGAGCGGGTTGAAGGTGGCACGATCTACGTTAGCGACATGAATTATGCTGGGTATAACGTCGTGACGCATCGAACAATCCCGATGTCTGAAGTTGGTCGGTATAACTTTATCCACTAG
- a CDS encoding DUF2326 domain-containing protein, whose amino-acid sequence MKLVKLSANKSSFKTIQFRRGFNIIIADRDQDSSDKHSTNGLGKTLLLEIVNYCLGGKPSKTLKKEEMKDWVFSLTIEIDGEEVVLKRAVNDHKKYIVALGVEDISADEVCLTLGEKLFGVSVREVKDKSNHPTYRTLASYFMRTDDGAFSDPFLCFARQKALSRDNNTAFLLGLNWQLSVKFSQLKSEFKKLDSANKAIETGAFDAFGGTVGDLNSEKIDVELQLAEKMKRLENFQVHEDYRDIQAKADTLTKEIHDIINEITINSQIVERYKDSLKNENGDDIKIEQIYEAAGAVFEKSSLRTLDEVINFHRDVVLNRKNYLESEIELYVTKNRALDNKMEKLSNERAGYLNILKTHGALDEYTKLQDEVNKSKTKIADIESRISRLTEIKSRIDDIRIEISDVISKMWQEYNGDQPLISTAIRLFNSNSRFLYEQPGTLSIDVDKEGYKFKIDIKKAGSDGVSSMKVFCYDLMLAEYWSTIRHREFPLFHDSKIFADVDPRQVAKALEISSSKAESLDFQYICSMNSGYMPYDSLPEEFTDNLSKYIIARFNDKDEHGTLLGVTF is encoded by the coding sequence ATGAAATTAGTTAAATTAAGCGCAAACAAAAGCAGTTTTAAAACCATACAATTTCGTAGAGGTTTTAATATAATCATAGCCGACCGCGACCAAGACTCCAGCGACAAGCATTCCACTAATGGCTTAGGTAAAACGCTATTGCTTGAAATTGTAAATTATTGCCTGGGAGGTAAGCCGTCAAAAACTCTTAAAAAAGAAGAGATGAAAGATTGGGTATTCAGCTTGACTATCGAGATAGACGGAGAAGAGGTTGTTCTCAAGCGAGCAGTAAATGATCACAAAAAATACATAGTGGCGCTAGGAGTTGAAGATATTAGCGCAGATGAAGTTTGTCTAACCTTAGGAGAGAAATTGTTTGGTGTTAGTGTACGTGAAGTAAAAGACAAAAGCAATCACCCTACGTATCGCACATTGGCGTCGTACTTCATGAGAACTGATGATGGCGCATTCTCTGATCCTTTCTTATGCTTTGCTCGGCAGAAAGCACTATCTAGAGATAACAATACCGCTTTTCTGCTAGGATTAAATTGGCAGCTATCTGTCAAATTCTCGCAACTCAAATCTGAATTTAAAAAATTAGATAGTGCAAACAAAGCTATTGAAACGGGTGCTTTTGATGCGTTTGGAGGTACGGTGGGCGATTTGAACTCAGAGAAAATAGACGTTGAGTTGCAACTTGCGGAGAAGATGAAAAGACTAGAAAATTTTCAAGTTCACGAAGACTATAGAGATATACAGGCTAAAGCAGACACTTTAACTAAAGAAATCCACGATATTATCAATGAAATCACTATAAACTCTCAAATAGTAGAGAGATACAAAGACAGTTTAAAAAATGAAAACGGTGATGATATAAAAATAGAGCAAATATACGAAGCAGCGGGCGCCGTCTTTGAAAAATCCTCTCTACGCACACTCGATGAGGTGATTAATTTTCACAGAGACGTAGTACTTAACAGGAAAAATTATCTAGAAAGCGAGATCGAGCTATATGTAACAAAAAACAGAGCTTTGGATAACAAAATGGAAAAACTCTCAAATGAGAGAGCTGGCTATTTGAATATACTAAAGACACATGGAGCTCTTGATGAATATACAAAACTTCAAGATGAAGTCAACAAAAGCAAGACCAAGATAGCAGACATAGAGAGCAGAATTTCTCGACTCACGGAGATTAAGTCAAGGATTGATGACATACGAATAGAGATTAGCGATGTTATATCAAAGATGTGGCAGGAATATAACGGAGACCAGCCGCTAATATCAACAGCTATACGTTTATTTAATTCAAACTCTCGATTTTTGTACGAACAGCCCGGGACACTCTCTATTGATGTAGATAAAGAAGGCTATAAGTTTAAAATTGATATTAAAAAAGCTGGCAGCGACGGCGTTAGTAGTATGAAGGTGTTCTGCTACGATCTTATGCTAGCTGAATATTGGTCTACTATACGTCACAGAGAATTTCCCTTATTCCACGATTCAAAAATATTTGCAGACGTAGATCCTAGACAGGTAGCAAAAGCTCTAGAAATTTCTAGTAGCAAAGCCGAGTCGTTAGACTTTCAGTATATTTGCTCCATGAATTCTGGGTATATGCCGTATGACTCTCTACCGGAAGAATTTACCGATAACCTTAGCAAATACATTATCGCAAGGTTTAACGACAAAGACGAGCACGGCACATTACTGGGTGTAACTTTTTAG
- a CDS encoding type IV secretion system DNA-binding domain-containing protein, which yields MESTADYLATTLWLGSIVLIVITLTISAVILWLVIRFVLNRRYLRTRGMVWLEITPPATIAKTPEATEQLFSVIHGHRAARSLKEKLLGRSPVMSFEITSTKEHGVRYLVQVERRHAANMQKVITSYIADSKVRTVERKSGDDYQVIEFRETGHYVLPLAINSTLEQRDPLSYVIGAMTRLDDEEEIILQLIATPARLREAEILSHKILGNENILQYVSGKKLSMLGRLASFFGKISSGATDLVSEVHASMTTSYRNYYHSKTVSPRQQIRVPRGDRPARMLSAFELELMETMHQKVTRPLFYVNLRIMVSSPETKRHIAALKSALDGFSTPPYQSLKAKYRMPILNNLLILASIKRLPSLHKNSSIILASSELASLFHFPSSYHSKTDNLITSLSRTLPAPISLKQSESFDVIIGENHHHNTVTPIGLMEAERERHQYIIGGTGSGKTTMLQYQIVQDICNGKGVAVIDPHGDMAETILRHVPPERLGDVIYFNPDDLDYPVGLNLLELAPGLDGSELMREKDLITESVVSIFRKIFSDEDSGGHRIEYILRNTIQTALMQENSTLFTVFDLLNDPKYRRSVVKNLDDTNLINFWKNEFGKAGDMQKVKMSAGITAKIGRFLFSASARQILEQPKSTIDFDDIINSGKILICNLSKGLLGEDTSELFGITVLAKLQLASLRRARLKQAERRTFYLYVDEFQNFATTSFVQMLSESRKYRVFMIMAEQSTSQQSDQQTVNIILANTGTIICFRTGNPQDEQRLLPMFSPYIEPGEISNLPAYNYYARLAAVHTQEPLSGQTLLLESDGDEAVRNEIVKHSRKEFARRREEVSGQESSGRSSSRKVAKTNGRTKKKSQITAELMIDEI from the coding sequence GTGGAATCTACAGCCGATTACCTCGCCACCACCTTATGGCTTGGGTCGATAGTTTTAATCGTAATCACGCTTACGATTAGCGCGGTCATTTTGTGGTTGGTGATTCGTTTTGTTTTGAATCGTCGATATTTGCGAACACGAGGCATGGTTTGGCTGGAAATTACACCGCCTGCCACGATCGCCAAAACACCTGAAGCAACCGAGCAACTATTTTCGGTAATTCATGGACATCGGGCGGCGCGCTCACTCAAAGAAAAATTGCTCGGTCGGTCGCCAGTTATGAGTTTTGAAATTACATCAACTAAAGAGCACGGCGTGCGGTATTTGGTGCAGGTCGAACGGCGTCACGCTGCGAACATGCAAAAAGTGATTACCTCCTACATCGCCGACTCAAAGGTTCGCACAGTTGAGCGAAAGAGCGGTGATGATTATCAAGTTATTGAATTTCGAGAAACTGGGCATTACGTCTTGCCGTTAGCTATAAATTCGACGCTAGAGCAACGCGATCCACTCAGTTATGTGATTGGTGCGATGACCAGGTTAGATGACGAAGAGGAAATTATTTTGCAGCTTATAGCAACACCAGCGCGCTTACGTGAAGCAGAAATTCTGTCGCATAAAATTCTCGGCAATGAAAACATTTTGCAATATGTTAGCGGCAAAAAACTATCAATGCTCGGCAGATTAGCTAGCTTTTTTGGCAAAATTTCTTCTGGCGCAACCGACCTCGTCAGCGAAGTTCATGCTAGCATGACAACTAGTTACCGTAATTACTACCATTCAAAAACCGTATCCCCGCGGCAGCAAATCAGGGTGCCGCGAGGTGACCGCCCGGCGCGCATGCTAAGTGCTTTTGAATTAGAACTAATGGAAACCATGCACCAAAAAGTGACTCGTCCGCTATTTTATGTCAACCTACGCATCATGGTAAGTAGTCCAGAAACAAAGAGACATATCGCCGCGCTTAAATCCGCGCTGGACGGTTTTAGTACACCGCCATATCAATCACTCAAAGCAAAGTATCGTATGCCGATTCTGAACAACCTGCTAATTCTTGCATCCATAAAGCGCCTGCCATCGCTGCATAAAAATAGCTCCATAATCCTCGCTTCAAGCGAACTTGCTAGCTTGTTTCATTTTCCTTCAAGTTATCATAGTAAAACCGACAATCTGATAACTTCGCTCAGCCGCACGCTACCCGCGCCGATTTCACTCAAGCAGTCAGAAAGTTTCGATGTGATTATTGGTGAAAATCATCATCACAATACGGTGACGCCGATTGGCTTGATGGAAGCTGAGCGCGAGCGCCATCAGTACATCATCGGCGGTACGGGTAGCGGCAAAACTACGATGTTGCAATATCAAATTGTGCAAGATATTTGTAACGGCAAAGGCGTGGCTGTAATTGACCCGCATGGCGATATGGCGGAGACGATTTTGCGGCACGTTCCTCCGGAGCGCCTTGGCGATGTAATTTATTTCAATCCTGATGATTTGGATTATCCGGTTGGTTTGAATTTATTGGAGCTAGCGCCTGGGCTAGACGGCAGCGAGTTGATGCGCGAAAAAGATCTTATTACTGAGTCGGTCGTGTCGATTTTTCGGAAAATCTTTAGCGACGAGGACTCGGGCGGGCATCGTATCGAATACATTTTGCGCAACACCATTCAAACCGCACTCATGCAGGAAAATTCCACGCTTTTTACTGTGTTTGATTTGCTAAACGACCCAAAATATCGCCGCAGTGTCGTTAAAAATCTTGACGACACAAACTTGATAAACTTCTGGAAGAACGAGTTTGGCAAAGCTGGCGATATGCAGAAAGTAAAAATGTCAGCAGGGATTACAGCGAAAATTGGGCGGTTTTTATTTTCAGCGTCAGCTCGGCAAATTCTCGAGCAACCAAAATCGACGATTGATTTTGATGATATTATCAACTCGGGGAAAATACTGATTTGTAATTTGTCCAAAGGCTTGCTTGGCGAAGATACATCTGAGCTATTTGGAATCACCGTACTTGCGAAGCTCCAGCTCGCAAGTCTCCGCCGCGCCCGACTCAAGCAAGCGGAGCGGCGGACATTCTATCTGTATGTCGATGAGTTTCAGAATTTCGCCACAACATCATTTGTGCAAATGCTGTCTGAGAGCCGCAAATATCGCGTCTTTATGATCATGGCCGAGCAGTCTACTTCGCAGCAAAGCGACCAGCAAACAGTGAATATAATTTTGGCAAATACTGGCACGATTATCTGCTTCCGAACCGGCAATCCGCAAGATGAACAGCGTTTACTGCCGATGTTTAGCCCGTATATTGAACCGGGCGAAATCAGCAACCTGCCAGCATATAATTATTACGCTAGGCTGGCGGCGGTGCACACGCAAGAGCCGCTATCCGGGCAGACTTTATTGCTAGAAAGCGATGGCGATGAGGCAGTGAGAAATGAAATTGTTAAACATTCACGAAAGGAATTTGCCAGGAGACGAGAAGAGGTTTCTGGACAAGAAAGTTCTGGTAGGTCTTCGTCAAGAAAAGTCGCTAAGACCAACGGGCGAACAAAGAAAAAGTCACAGATTACGGCGGAGTTGATGATAGATGAAATATGA
- a CDS encoding CHAP domain-containing protein gives MNGAVVLFTNFGFSIKKIIAIIIATLLLILTFPILAISSLGLPAMSFLANAPSAKAVEERGFYNGGVMPGNTYAWGNCTWWAYAMRRWANSPIPNTWGNANTWDDNAKRDGYIVNDTPAAGAVFQTDEGHYGHVAYVIEVNQISGDWKISEMNARGLNVVSQRTFSKEVAKSYKFIHNKPGAQPWNLQPITSPPPYGLGR, from the coding sequence ATGAACGGCGCGGTAGTTTTGTTTACAAATTTTGGTTTCAGCATTAAGAAAATTATAGCTATAATCATCGCTACATTATTGCTTATTTTGACGTTTCCGATTTTAGCTATTTCATCACTTGGCTTACCGGCAATGAGCTTTTTAGCAAATGCACCGAGCGCCAAAGCGGTGGAAGAACGTGGTTTTTATAACGGCGGCGTGATGCCCGGAAACACTTACGCCTGGGGCAACTGTACGTGGTGGGCGTATGCGATGCGTCGGTGGGCAAACAGTCCGATTCCGAACACTTGGGGCAACGCTAATACCTGGGATGATAACGCCAAGCGTGATGGCTACATCGTCAACGATACACCAGCGGCTGGTGCAGTTTTTCAGACTGATGAAGGCCATTATGGACATGTTGCGTATGTGATAGAAGTTAATCAAATCAGCGGTGATTGGAAAATTTCTGAAATGAACGCGCGCGGTTTGAACGTGGTGTCGCAGCGCACTTTTTCCAAAGAAGTCGCCAAATCTTATAAATTTATTCATAATAAACCAGGAGCACAGCCGTGGAATCTACAGCCGATTACCTCGCCACCACCTTATGGCTTGGGTCGATAG
- a CDS encoding DUF87 domain-containing protein yields the protein MIKKPRTPVFIKRISDSISAPKRRRDRQREEQQKELNITFGKQDALDILSYAGLEENVDYLCIDGVYMRTLFISGYPFVASSDWMDSLIHFNHDIDISYHLHEVDARAALPKLNRKITELESTRRAMMREGRIVGSEITDPLESAIDLRDKIQRGQEKLFQMAIYICIRSETKEELDKTTKLLEANLSARLFYSKVARYQQLEALQSILPRGEDQLAQKRNLDSSSAALTFPFMSSELVQESGILYGVNKSNNSLVILDRFSLHNANSITFAQSGAGKSYTTKVEILRQLMQGTRVIVIDPEREYKRLAESVKGTYIKLSAKSKQKINPFDLATTVHEISDLSEHAQDLMDVIGLMAESLTAREKAAIDKAVLKIYKKSKTKPPLLEDLYAELRKLGQLKLCEKLEKYISGSLADVFNAQTNVKLDNRLVIFDIKDLPENLRQIMMLIISNFVKNQVMAKPEKRLLIIDEGWILLQHEESARFVAGLVRRARKYYLGVSIISQQANDFLKSEYGRAIASQSALRILMRQDTTTIKGVVNEFNLSEYEQSFLLMCERGDALLIADQNHVAVKVVAAEKEHPLITTNPAELYSS from the coding sequence ATGATTAAAAAACCGCGCACACCAGTATTTATCAAAAGAATTAGTGACTCAATTAGTGCTCCGAAACGACGCCGCGACCGCCAGCGCGAGGAACAGCAAAAAGAGCTCAATATCACATTTGGCAAACAAGACGCGCTGGATATTTTATCCTACGCTGGGCTGGAAGAAAACGTTGATTATCTTTGCATCGACGGTGTGTACATGCGCACGTTGTTTATTTCTGGATATCCGTTCGTAGCGAGTTCGGACTGGATGGATAGCTTGATTCATTTTAATCACGACATCGACATTAGTTATCATCTGCATGAAGTAGACGCCCGAGCGGCGCTGCCAAAACTAAATCGTAAAATTACCGAGCTTGAATCCACACGCCGGGCGATGATGCGCGAGGGACGAATCGTTGGCTCGGAAATTACCGACCCGCTTGAGTCGGCGATTGATTTGCGCGATAAAATTCAGCGCGGTCAGGAAAAATTATTCCAAATGGCGATCTATATTTGCATTCGTTCTGAGACCAAAGAAGAACTTGATAAAACCACCAAGTTGCTTGAAGCTAATCTGTCGGCGCGGTTGTTTTACTCAAAAGTAGCGCGCTATCAGCAGTTAGAGGCGCTGCAATCAATTTTGCCACGCGGCGAAGACCAATTGGCGCAAAAGCGCAACCTTGATAGTTCCAGCGCCGCTCTGACTTTTCCGTTTATGTCATCAGAATTGGTGCAGGAATCGGGCATCCTTTATGGTGTCAACAAATCAAACAACTCGCTGGTTATTTTGGACAGGTTTAGTTTACACAATGCTAACTCAATCACATTTGCGCAGTCGGGTGCTGGCAAAAGTTACACCACCAAAGTCGAGATTTTACGCCAACTCATGCAAGGCACGCGTGTCATCGTCATCGACCCAGAGCGTGAATACAAGCGCCTCGCCGAATCAGTAAAAGGCACGTATATAAAATTATCAGCCAAGAGTAAGCAGAAAATTAACCCTTTTGACCTAGCGACGACTGTTCACGAAATTAGTGATTTATCTGAGCATGCACAAGATCTAATGGACGTAATCGGTTTGATGGCTGAAAGTTTAACGGCGCGCGAAAAAGCCGCCATTGACAAAGCGGTTTTGAAAATCTACAAAAAGTCAAAAACCAAACCGCCGCTTTTAGAAGATTTATACGCGGAACTTCGAAAGTTGGGTCAGCTAAAATTGTGTGAAAAGTTAGAAAAATATATTTCCGGCTCGCTGGCGGATGTATTCAATGCGCAAACAAATGTTAAATTAGACAACCGCTTGGTTATTTTCGATATCAAAGATTTACCAGAAAATCTGCGCCAAATTATGATGTTAATTATCTCTAATTTTGTGAAAAATCAAGTCATGGCTAAGCCAGAAAAGCGGCTGCTGATTATCGATGAGGGCTGGATTTTGTTGCAACACGAGGAGTCGGCGCGGTTTGTAGCAGGACTGGTGCGTCGGGCACGCAAATATTATCTCGGCGTGTCAATTATATCGCAACAAGCTAATGACTTTCTCAAAAGTGAGTATGGTCGCGCTATTGCTTCGCAAAGCGCACTGCGGATTTTAATGCGCCAGGATACGACGACTATCAAAGGCGTGGTTAACGAATTTAACCTCAGCGAATATGAACAAAGTTTTCTGCTCATGTGCGAGCGAGGCGATGCTTTGCTTATCGCCGACCAAAACCATGTCGCCGTTAAAGTTGTGGCAGCCGAAAAAGAACACCCGCTCATCACGACTAATCCTGCGGAGTTGTATTCATCATGA
- a CDS encoding transcriptional regulator, with product MTKTTVSKKQYADSRDFMTSLLFRKWTIAIILSLGTETKRYSALHRSLPGVTQKVLTEHLKQLERAGIVRRFFYPTIPPRVEYKLTKTGLELSKLTDDITIWFDSHSEVLHKSQKTYDKKRVTVLRRL from the coding sequence ATGACAAAAACTACTGTATCCAAAAAACAGTATGCCGATTCGCGCGATTTCATGACAAGCCTGCTGTTTCGCAAATGGACTATCGCGATCATTCTTTCGCTTGGCACTGAGACTAAGCGCTATTCTGCGCTACACCGCTCTCTTCCGGGGGTGACTCAAAAAGTGCTCACCGAGCACCTCAAGCAGCTAGAACGCGCCGGCATCGTCCGGCGCTTTTTCTATCCGACGATTCCGCCGCGAGTTGAATATAAATTAACGAAAACCGGTCTCGAGTTGTCAAAGCTAACGGATGATATAACTATTTGGTTTGATTCTCATTCTGAAGTTCTGCACAAATCCCAGAAAACTTACGATAAGAAACGCGTGACCGTGTTGCGGCGGTTATAA
- a CDS encoding tyrosine--tRNA ligase, whose product MNDRTHKINTNEGLIDEALSRSVAEILPSKRELKKELQSGKRLTFYLGIDPTASYVHLGHSTNYLMLERFHALGHRIIVLIGDFTAMIGDPSDKTSMRVQLTREQVLDNLKTFKQQIGKILNFNDADNPIEFKFNSEWLSKLTFEDSVELASNFTVQQMLERDAFKKRVAEEKPLFVHEFFYPLMQGYDSVALDVDVEVGGTDQTFNMLAGRTLLKRYKQKEKFVITTTLLVNPDTGEKLMSKSLGTGVGLDLGAKEMFFKIMQISDAGIYQCFVDCTRLSMGEIAEIKKRLDSNENPRDIKKELAREVVSMYHGSEAAFDAEKRWVSEVSHKNLAQDIHTVQIGSDESIVDLIARLDIVKSRGEARRLIKQNAVKINNNRVNNENATLINGDILHVGKKHAFKVSV is encoded by the coding sequence ATGAATGATCGTACGCATAAAATCAATACAAACGAAGGTCTTATTGATGAGGCATTATCCCGTTCAGTAGCTGAAATTCTACCAAGCAAGAGAGAACTTAAAAAAGAACTACAAAGCGGCAAGCGATTGACGTTTTATCTAGGCATTGATCCTACCGCCAGCTACGTTCACCTCGGACATTCGACAAACTATTTAATGCTTGAGCGCTTTCACGCCCTAGGTCATCGAATTATTGTATTGATTGGTGATTTTACGGCAATGATCGGTGATCCAAGTGATAAAACTTCAATGCGCGTGCAGCTAACGCGCGAACAGGTACTTGATAACTTAAAAACATTTAAACAACAGATCGGAAAAATCCTAAACTTTAATGATGCCGATAATCCTATAGAATTTAAATTTAACTCAGAATGGCTTTCAAAGCTAACGTTTGAGGACTCTGTCGAGCTGGCCTCAAATTTTACGGTTCAGCAGATGCTTGAACGGGATGCATTCAAAAAAAGGGTTGCTGAGGAGAAGCCCCTTTTCGTGCATGAATTCTTCTATCCATTAATGCAAGGGTATGATTCTGTGGCCCTAGATGTTGACGTGGAAGTGGGCGGCACTGACCAAACTTTCAATATGCTTGCTGGGCGTACACTGCTGAAACGTTACAAACAGAAGGAAAAGTTTGTAATTACGACAACTCTATTAGTTAATCCAGATACGGGCGAGAAGTTGATGAGTAAGAGCCTTGGTACTGGTGTAGGATTGGACCTTGGCGCCAAAGAGATGTTCTTCAAGATCATGCAAATATCAGACGCCGGCATCTATCAGTGTTTCGTGGACTGTACGCGTCTATCAATGGGCGAGATTGCCGAAATAAAAAAGCGGCTTGATAGCAATGAAAATCCCCGTGACATTAAAAAAGAGCTTGCTCGAGAAGTGGTGTCTATGTACCACGGCAGTGAGGCTGCTTTTGATGCCGAAAAGCGATGGGTATCTGAAGTTAGCCATAAGAATTTAGCTCAAGATATTCATACTGTTCAAATTGGTTCTGACGAGTCAATTGTTGATTTGATAGCTCGTCTAGATATAGTTAAAAGTCGCGGCGAAGCCAGGCGTTTAATCAAGCAAAATGCTGTTAAAATTAACAACAATAGAGTAAACAATGAGAACGCAACCCTTATTAATGGCGACATCTTGCATGTTGGGAAAAAGCATGCCTTTAAAGTGTCTGTATAG